The genome window accgattttttacatgcccatccgacgcatggatcatacttgtcagacaatcaggtgatcagcctgcattgtcctaaccaaacttggaaataacatgtttccaacgcgggaatcgaacccacgaactCCGAGTCAatagccgcgctctataccactagaccactgaGGCATTAATAGAAAGAGATAACTTACATTGGAGCTGAGCGTGTCACTAGAGGAGGAGGGCGTGATGAGTTGGCTGGAGCCGTCGCGGCGCAGGTACGTGAGGCTCGCTCGCTTCACCCGCGGCGACGACGGCCCCCACCCGCTCTTCGCTCGCATCAACTCGTCCACGATCGACTGGAATAAGAAATTACCAACTTTAGGCTCAATTTCACCGACGACTATTAAAGTTAATGCTGGAGGTATCACATTACccctttcgtttttcatatgaataaaGAGAAAACATGACAATGTAACAAGAAAACTAATACATGTAAGTTGGGCCTTAGTCTATTTGCGTTAATGATTAACCACTAACCAGCCATCccctaggggcgccaaatcgtcatctttaagggcgccaaaaccaaggacccaaaaaaattgcctaagGGGTCGCCATTGAAATCAttattttgcacacaggcgccagtagcccttacgggggccctgccaTTAACCACAGAAATACATTAAGTAATATTAGGTTTactttgatctcaaatatctccTCTTTGATTAAGAATTCCAAATTCATATATTCATTTATGTGGTACATTTGAGTTTCCAAAACagtcattcatttgtttttttcctGGTTATTTTTTCTTTGGAGTCGTTCATATCGCACAATGGAAAAAATGAAATATCGCTTTATTTACGAATATGAGTTCTACCGTGGCACGAGTGCTGCAGAAACAGCTCGAAGAATTAACAATGTGTACATGGTGCTGGTGGCGCAAAAGAAAACGTGGTACGGTTTTGGTTCAAACATTTTCGTTCTGAAAATTTCGATTTTCGACCTTCAGAACAAGCCCCGTGGACGACCCGAGACCAAAGtgaataatgaagaattaaagGCTATTGTGGAAGCGGATCCATCGCAAACCACTTCAGAGTTAGCAGCAGGCTTCGGTGTAAGTGATAAAAATGCTTTAAACCACTTGAAGCAAATtgggaagataaaaaaaatttgaaaggtGCGTACCTCATGAATTGAGTGAAGCAAACCAGAAAACACGCGTCGACTGCTGCGTTACATTGCTCAACTGACACAATAATGAAGggattttaaatcggatcatgCTTGTGATGAAAAATCGTTTGGGCACGGCGGGTCTATATGggttaattaaatatattaagtatacaaaaaaatcgactttatattcctcccatacaaaacgccaatttcatatgtaaggacTCTATATTAGGTTCGACGCGTTATTTCTTGATATTTGCTATCTATACGTAAAATCTGGCTACATAAACTTCTGGGATactattaaacaaaataaataattcaatcAAAACATCTTTGGCATCATATAATACTGGCACTGCGTGTCGGGGGATGCATCTCCATACGGATTTAAATGATGTTGACGTATAGCGGCAGCATTAGACAAAGGCAGTGCCTACTGCCTACATAGGTTTGCAGTAATAggtgtaaataaaatacttctATTTAAGATCttgtagtttaaaaaaaaagaattcacCTGCAAGCACACACTGATGAAAACTGCATTTTCCGTCCTTAGTGTGACCCAAACAAGGTTGTCCTTATTCATTAAATACTCAAACGACAGTTCAAAGTTCTTATTGGGCTCTTCCAGCAAAGAGTTGTGGCCATTAGTCTGTTGATGATCAAACTGAAACAAATATTCTTTGATCAATGTaggtatgtataataattgttgtcatactagacgttccacgcggcttcgcccgcgtaaattagatattacaCAGACAAAGtccataaaaaatagcctatgatccttcacatgTTCTACTTCTTATCAGTGCCAAAtgacagaaaaattgctccagtagttcgtgagataagcccttacaaataatatcccccgttttttttcacattttcctctatttcttcgcttctattagtcttagtcccaatttcaccaacgactgttaaagttaacgctcgaattagtaccACGTtccctctttcgtttttcttatgaatgaaagagaagacatgagattttaacaagctgttaacactaacagacgttggtgaaattggggcttagcgtgataaaatatagcctatagccttcctcgataaatggtctatctaacactgaaataattttcaaatcggaccagtagttcctgagattagcgcgttcaaataagccctttcaaataatttccccccgttttttccacattttcctctatttctttgctcctaatagtcttagcgtgataaaatatagcctatagcctttcttgataaatgagctatctaatactgaaagaatttttcaaatcggaaacaaactcttccgctttataatattactagctgttgcccgcgacttcgtccgcgtgaactttagtttatagttgttcccgtacatcgattgaattgttgacgcgcaaatcagaaaagtactatattgtgtgggaaccgcacatttttccgggacaaaaagcatTCCTTGTCCCGGATTCAAactagtatctccaatctccatgccaaatttcatcaaaatagattgaatagtttacgcggaCATCATAAAAGTATATCGTGCAGTAACAAAATAGTTCCttgacaaaatgtatcctatgttctttttcgggactcaaagatcctttataccaaatttcagcaaaatgggtctagccgtttacgcgtgatgtcgtgaccacgcgaaatataacgttccgcgcagcttcgctcgcgtaaattagatatttcacagataaattagtccacaaaaaatagcctatgatccttcacgtggtctacatcttatctgtgccaaataacaaaaaaattgctccagtagttcgtgagataagccctttcaaataatttcccccgttttttcccaaattttcctctatttcttcgctcctattggtcttagtgagataagatatagcctatagccttcctcaataaatgggctatctaacactgaaagaatttttcaaatcggactagttgttcctgagattagcacgttcaaataagccctttcaaataatttcccctatttttccacattttcctctatttcttcgcaccCATTAattttagcatgataaaatatagcctatagcctttctcgatataTGGGCTACGAGtatctaacgctgaaagaatttttcaaatcggacaggtagttcctgagattagcgcgtttaaataagccatTTAAAAGAATTtcttccgttttttccacactttcctctatttcttcgctcctattagtcttagcgcgataaaatatagcctataaccttcctcaataaatgggctatctaacagtgaaataatttttcaaataggaccaggggttcctgagattagcgcgttcaaacaaacaaacaaactcttcccaattataatattattatagataagtatagatttgataattaatatttaaatttcttaaacgaatattattaatgttaggAATACGTAAATGTGAAAATGTCGGtttatttaatgatttatgTTAACTATCATTTAATGTATTCAGTGTTTATaagaaactagatgacgccagcaactaTGTTGCGCCTAAGTTTGTTTATGGCACGGAAACCAatacattttccaggataaaaactgttttttttatgaaataagggggcaaacgagcaaacgggtcacctgatggaaagcaacttccgtcgcccacggacactcgcagcatcagaagagaaaaaaggatcttgtaaaaatatattgcagGCAAACTCTTAGTCAGAAATACTTATAAAGATCATATTTTCATCTCAACATATCACAATGAACATCACATATTTCGTAACATTCACTTTCGAAAAAACAACTACGATAATTAACAACAGTTACAGTGTCGTTATCGAAATATTACGTGTTCCAAACAGATTTACTAAATTAGTCTTATGATTCATCCTAAtgacttatcagttatcaggtATTGCATATAGAACATTTGAGATTCCAGAAATGTAACTacctttataaatattttaacaaacaaaattcATGTATTCATTCTCAATTGAATATTTCTTGTTTTCGTTACTATAGAGTAATAACGAAAACAAGAAATAATGATTGTGGTTATAGAACCACAATCATTAAAATGCAATGAGAAAGAAAAAATGGTAAGGATTTTGTAACAGGAAAAGAGAATAAAAACTGCTAGCTAGGCGCTAGCTAGTATTAAGCTGTCTACACACCAAAGCCGCCGGCCCGGCAGCACGAACCCCGCGGGTTACTGCCGGCGGGCAAACTCGGCGGCTTCTGAATGTTGCAATTCGGACGTCGGCCCGGCGGCACGTACCCGACGGCTTCGGGCAGCGAACAACTGAATGAGCGCGGAAGCTGGCCGCCGGCAAGTTTAAGCCCCTGCCTTGCCCGGCGGGTAATGCCGTCGGGCCGGCAGCTTTGGTGTGCCGTCGGCAAGCTTGTTTCAAAATGAGGCCGCCGGGCAAGGTTATGCCGCCAGGCTTTGGTGTGTAGAtagcttaagaggattccacaccgccattttttccatacaaacgttgtcccctgtttcctccctggataatgctagtagagttataatttttttcctgaatatctacggccactaatacaatgtccctatgttttcgtttttttcataatttaattattaaataacatatgaacgttcaaaaacccaaaaaaatggccagattttccactgtgttcaaacgtccagaaaacagatttggatagattatataaaaaaagcaaaacataggaacacagctcaagcctttttttaatctttgatgaaaaaagtacttaaatcggttaagttttggagaaggaatcaggggacaacgaatcgttgattttctggattttctacagtcgtctctatcgcgttctgcggtataggcttgaggtaagggagacagctatagatattacacgtacttctttttcatttctctagccgctgttgtatcctcttaataaacattatattatgtacctaccatAAAGAGAAATACTGTTGATTTTACTACATTAGACATTTTGTTCTAAAactagataatgcccgcaactccgtcgcgccgCAATTCGGTGAccacgcgggaatcgtacattttccgcgataaaaactataatttgttattttcgGGACTCAAGTATTAGCATAcccatcacaataattattgctttagcggtttgagcgtgaagaggtaacaaagaGAAAAACGGACACACACATTCgccattatattattagtatgcaTCAAAACTCGACTTATTGTTCTTCTATAAAATTGTGAATTACATTATTGATTCGTCGGAGTTATTATCTGAAATTAGTTTTAATACCAAGTTTATTTGCCTTACGAGTCCACAAgaataatatttcttactttAACCGTATGGCTAGACAATATAATGAATTAGCTAAAGACAGCTTAAAGTTGGACATTTTTGAACATaactgtaataaatatattaaaatcgtcAAATAGCATATTTACCTCTGCAACTTATGAGTGAAAAGTAATGTCCAAATGTACTGCGTTAAGTATGTTGCGATCTAGATCTTACATTCAAATgaatgttatatatatatatatatatatatatatatatatatatatatatatatatatatatatatgtttagTTGTgattgtaatgtgttttgtgcatttattaaaaggccggcaacgcacttgcagcgcttctgatgctgcgagtgtccatgggcgacggaaattgctttccatcaggtgacccgtttgctcgtttgcccccttatttcattaaaaaaaaaattaaataaataaataaaactgcaAATAAAATTTGATGATGCACAAATGATGTCATATCTTACTCACATTATGTATAGTAGTGATTCGCCAGCACctcatttttgtgattttataTTTACGTTCGTGATCTGGGTGTGCCGTGCACGTCACAGTCAGGTCCTTAGCTGTGAGGTGCACCCGTACTTTCGCCGTGGTAGCGGTTGGGTCACACACGTTACTGGCATCCGTGATCGCGTCACCCGCAGGTATACTGCCGTAACGGCGTAGCGTCCGCGCCAATTCTATATACTGAAATGTAACATCTTAAGTTAGCTatactaaattaaataaggtCCACCACGTTTTTTAAGTGTCCTCAATAATTTATGCAATGTCAGCCACATTATAAGAAAGTAATTGCTTCCAATGACAAAAAAGAACAGTGGcccaatataatatctattatctacACTAGCCTTACCCTAAGTGGGCGATaccgcccccttgtgggcgctgaattTCTGAAGGGTGTgggggtgtgggacccagaaaaaaaaaaggggggggggggggggttgtgtagaggcttgggggatgatttatttcatcatcaAGCACCCTAAATGCGccttacaatattatttgttcttaaagtgggcggtacAAAATAAGTTTTGGAACCTATGATTTACACAGATGTACACTGCGACAGCTGATTCTAAAAAACTAACAGTAGTTTTATATACTATTCACAATTTCTCACCTCTCTCTTTTGTTTTTTAGATTCATAGCCAGCTAAGATCTCTTTTGTTTCAGTATCAGCTACAATCCACCCTAAGTCCAATTCTTCTATAATTTGGAGATAAAGTAAATCAATTGATACTCTATCTATCATTAAATCAACATCATAGCATGGATCCCAGTAACTGAAACAGTTACAATATGAGCTGCAGTTGTTTTAAAatgaagacaaaaaaaaatcaggaaTATAAAAGTCCCTCTATTTTACAAACACTTACAATAACTTAGTTTTCTgcatgaaatataaaatactaaatgacgcccgcaactccgctgcacCAAAATTACTTAATCGCACAggtaccatacatttttctgggataaaaagtatcatattatgttctttcccagggttaaaaatatcttcataccaaatttaagcaaaatcggttcaggagTTTAtgcgtgaagagctaacagacacactttcgcatttattaaaattataatataaagtaaggaAGTAAGGattcaaaaacaaaaagataTAAAATGTCAACATACCTTTTTCTTAAAACTATCTTATCATCTGGTCTTACGTATTTGAGAGATATATGTGGAGATTCATAATCCTCCAACTTTTTAAAGCAAGGCTGGCTGTCCTTTGCACAGCTCCAATTGAACAGGAATAGTGAAAAGTATTTTACTAaatcttttgataaatttacaTAATTACAAGCAATATCCAGCACTGTGCTCGAGGAGTCAGTAGATGAAACTGACAATGGTATTCTGTACCCATTCATTAAGAATATTTCAATGTCCACAACATGCATCTTCACAGAATGTGTCTCTTGTTGAGCAGAAAGAAGGAATGTATTTAGGATACCCGAGTTTGACAACACGGGACTTTGTCCAACTGAAATTAATGCAGATTTTAACTTattgatcatattattattattattgctattcactttatattatGTGTGCAATGCTTACCTAGTTGAATGTATTTCTCTAACAAAACTCTCCTCTCTTCTAATTGAGAATTAGTAAGAAATAATTTCTTTGGAGGAAATTGAGGTAACTTGATATGTCCATATTGTGCCTGCAGTTGTTCGTGCAGGCTAAGCAGCTGCTTATATCTCGTCGTGCAGTGAAAAAATCCATcaatgtgtatattgtatccctGTAAAATATAAAGGATCTCCTTCATAAAGTGTGCGAGACTGTATCTTTAAGACATATAAATACAAGAATTCACTAACAAGAGGatatatttattacatgatAGCAATAAAGATAAAGAACATTTGTTGTGCTTCTCACCGTATAATTAATTCCATTGTCGTCGCGAAATTGTTGTAAGTCAGGAATTGAAAAGTGCATGTTTATGTCTTAACCGACTAGGAATTAACATTACTCTACAAATACAcccaatatttaatatattttcaagcTATGGCTTCAATTTCAAcatgaaaaacaaaaaatatcgcCCACAAATCACAATCCGATTGACGTaagaattttgacattttgttaccaaagacttttttttttattcatcccggtcgggacaggcaaaggaaGCATTGCTCATACAGCCAGTGACCAAAGACCCAAAGAGTTTGAGTATAACCAAGAATCTTATATACATGGATTCTGCACTTAGAACTGTAAATCCGTCCTATGACTGTGATTTACCTACCATTtagtttttatcaaaaaatcAATATAAACTGAAAAATCATCGCATTTTTATGTTTGCGTATCTTATGctaaggtaaatgactagtagattggatagtaccagtcattggaaaaagcacaaaaacataatatttattaatgttgctttaaaaaatttcctgtttttaaagtaatagaacgtctgtttttaaagaaaaaggtcagtttttaaagcaacattaataaatatggtgtttttgtgctttttccaatgactagtactgtccaatctactagtcatttaccctagaTAATTTATgaacacaaatataatatttattcttatttcattgaagtatttaatattttacagctatttctgtaaaaaaaatggttagctgtccaatgactggtagtTTACACTTAAcggtattataaaatattgttttcccgccataatatcgacactggccatggttatatagccgaagtgccataataagaaaaaaaatattgtcagtTTCTTGTCAGTcattgttttgacttttgaaaaTGCGAAATTTATCctttaaaaatttacattttgttttgtgGATTATTTTggttaaacaataattttccAAATTTTGTTTCATGAAAACAGCAGAGATTTGTAAAAAAGTTACGaggaataaaataacattatgtcTTTGAGTGAAAACAACTCTTTACCTGCTATAACCATTCAATATAACTGGaacgaagttttaaagtgaGTATCATACAATTCCACTTATATATAAACTACAACATAATCAAAAACTATTATTTCCATAACTGCCGGCTTCTTTTCTAGACATCCTAACAAGAAGATTTGGATTTCCACTAAGTACTTGAATAAACCAAGTTTTCACGATTCTATTACGACGACAGTCAATGAAAGCGATGGTAAACTAAAGGTGAATGTTTCTGAagaattaaactttatatccaTTTCAAATTTAAGCATAGTCTTAAAGGATGTAAAATCTGGATTAAAAATAGCTTTTGTTGCACCAAACAAAGTTCATGACATTCATGCTAAAGCAATATTATCTGTTTCAATGACTGAAAATGCTCTTGCTGTGTCCTCCTGTGAGCAAGACAGGCTAGTGATTTGGGATACTAGGACaagtatgtattattttaaattattgtgtGTTCAATATATATATTCCCTGTTACTCATATTTACATAAGCCAGCACCATTGAAAAACTCAGAAAGAAAACCATGTAATGGCTTACTGTATGGCCGAAGCTATTTTATTGGCttagacaatattattatgtggttCTCATAGTTAATTTAATGGTCAACTAAGGTTAATCTAAAGACAagctgttaaaatattaaaaataatttgcattacaaaaagtaatgaaaataaCTCTGTTTTACAGATGAGGAAGTTTTAGATTTAGTAGGCCATGGAGGTCCTGCATACAAATGCCGATTCTTTCCATCGGGGACTGTGGTGATATCTGCTGGGGCTGATGGATCATGTCGGATATGGTGTGCTGAGACTGGAATAAACCCAGTCACCCTCAAAGGTCATACAATGTCTGTAGCTGATATTTGTATGATTGGAAGAGGAAGAAATGTCATCACTGTTAGCAAGTAATGTTagaacttaaatattttatgacattcttttctgctttaaaatattatacctgcGGTAAAAAGGGCACAAATCATTCTCAGAATGTTTACATCTTTATGCCCTTATCATACCAAGAGTATGATATTAAAGGTCTTATCTACACATTCATGAGACTTTAAAATTCACAATAGTTATAACCTCCAAAATAGCTTATGATGTAGTGAAATGTGTAggtatttatttaatgttttagaGATGGAACAGCAAAACTCTGGGATGTAGGCCAAGCACTTTGCATAGCTGATGTAATTGACGGACAGGGAGCCATCAATTGCTGTACCATCACCACAACAACCGAAGAAGTACTAGTAGAAAATCCAAGGGAGGTAATGAgttatctaaaaaaaatgtgtacaattttttttctcgtaaggtcatttttattttttgatagGAGGATATCGGCTTAAATAGTGACTAGCAAAATTCTACATTTTTGGTAAacaaccataaacaaaataaattctgCATTTGTTATTAATGCACACTGATGTTTGCAAAACTTTACTTTCCAGTTCAACACTGGTAATAAATTGTTGGTGATTGGATGTGAAAATGGTTGTGTAGTTGGTGCTCACGTTGGCAAGAGGCAGGAGTTGTTTAGAAGGCAACTTGAGGCAGCCTGCAATGCAAGCATAGTCATGGGTGATGTAATTATTGTTGGCTGCAGTGATGGAAAGGTAAGTACTAATGTTATTTTACAACTAGATTTTATCAGTTCATGCCAAATTATATTCCATAAGTaaccaaaattaataaaaaatttagtttaatcattattatttttagtaaaattaaaaaaaagtgtacttATGCGAAGAATACGCGCACGTATGAACGCGccctaataaattttttaataagctcatatattttatgaataaagtTAACTGTTATCTAAAATGTCTGTCAATTTCAGATTGTATACTTAAGCCCAGAAGATGGTTCTGTTGTGATGGAAATACATGAATCAATGAATCCAGTTCTGAGTATGGCAGTGCTTTCAAAGGATTTATATGCTGTTGGTAGACAAGACGGCAATGTCGTAATAATATCAATGCAGAAAGCCCATAGTCATGTGCGAGTACAGCTTACTGGATCAGACTGTGATGGTATAAGAGACATCGCATTCAATGGCAAATGGGTTCTAACTGGTAGCCGAGACTCATATGTGAGGAAGTATGATTTTAATCAGATCTGCGTACATTTTAAGCGCTAACCAGTAGATATGAGATCAAGAAGGAAGTTCCAGTAAAATCCAAATTTGATGGAAATAAAAGgaagaaaagtttgtaaagcaaTTTAATAAAAGGCACTCTAAGATCTAAGGTACTACAAAAAATGTTTCGAATTTTTTCAactctgtatatttttattacagtaACATTTGTACGGCATAACCTGCAAAAATATTAGTGActagaatataattaatccatactaatattataaatgcgaaagtatctctgtctgtctgtctgtctgtctgtctgtctcgctttcacaccaaaactactaaaccgattgcaatgaaattttgtacacagttattctagagtctgagaaaggacattggctacattttgatgtgggcaaatatcttatttccatgaaaatatcgatgaaaattaattcgcattgcgcatggccagcgctcatccggggggtcctgggtttgagtcccgcaggcggaacaaaaagttttcaatgttcctgggtcttggatgtgtattaaaataatatttaaaaaatcttaaatatattttatgtataatattataaaa of Aricia agestis chromosome 9, ilAriAges1.1, whole genome shotgun sequence contains these proteins:
- the LOC121730316 gene encoding sorting nexin-17 — protein: MHFSIPDLQQFRDDNGINYTGYNIHIDGFFHCTTRYKQLLSLHEQLQAQYGHIKLPQFPPKKLFLTNSQLEERRVLLEKYIQLVGQSPVLSNSGILNTFLLSAQQETHSVKMHVVDIEIFLMNGYRIPLSVSSTDSSSTVLDIACNYVNLSKDLVKYFSLFLFNWSCAKDSQPCFKKLEDYESPHISLKYVRPDDKIVLRKSYWDPCYDVDLMIDRVSIDLLYLQIIEELDLGWIVADTETKEILAGYESKKQKREYIELARTLRRYGSIPAGDAITDASNVCDPTATTAKVRVHLTAKDLTVTCTAHPDHERKYKITKMRCWRITTIHNFDHQQTNGHNSLLEEPNKNFELSFEYLMNKDNLVWVTLRTENAVFISVCLQSIVDELMRAKSGWGPSSPRVKRASLTYLRRDGSSQLITPSSSSDTLSSNNGDSYTSGSSREIFSVQKLTEKFASVAFKSGKDCVENNAFECIGDDEL
- the LOC121730317 gene encoding proteasomal ATPase-associated factor 1-like, with amino-acid sequence MSLSENNSLPAITIQYNWNEVLKHPNKKIWISTKYLNKPSFHDSITTTVNESDGKLKVNVSEELNFISISNLSIVLKDVKSGLKIAFVAPNKVHDIHAKAILSVSMTENALAVSSCEQDRLVIWDTRTNEEVLDLVGHGGPAYKCRFFPSGTVVISAGADGSCRIWCAETGINPVTLKGHTMSVADICMIGRGRNVITVSKDGTAKLWDVGQALCIADVIDGQGAINCCTITTTTEEVLVENPREFNTGNKLLVIGCENGCVVGAHVGKRQELFRRQLEAACNASIVMGDVIIVGCSDGKIVYLSPEDGSVVMEIHESMNPVLSMAVLSKDLYAVGRQDGNVVIISMQKAHSHVRVQLTGSDCDGIRDIAFNGKWVLTGSRDSYVRKYDFNQICVHFKR